The genomic segment ATGAGCAATCTAAATCTGTGAGTGTAAATATACAAAATCAGAATAAAGAACTACCCTTTCTTGCGCAATCGTGGCTTGAGAATGCCGCGCATGAAAAAGCGGATATTCCTTTTGCAGTTTTGCCGCCTTTGCAGCGTTTGGAGCCTAATTCAAGTAGCTTGGTACGGTTTGAAAAAACGGCAGCAGTCAGCTTATTGCCGCAAGACAGAGAAAGTGTTTTTTATTTTAACTTAAGAGAAATTCCGCCTAAAAGTGATAAGCCTAATGTGATGCAAATTGCACTGCAAACCCAGATAAAAATGTTTTACAGGCCACTGGGGGTTATCCCTGCTGAAGGGGATGTATGGCAGGAGCAACTTACATTTTCAAAAACGGATAGTGGCTATAAGGTGAATAATCCAACTGCCCTTCATATTACAGTGACAGGCTTATCAAAAAATATGAAAGAAGATTCTGTCAGTGGTTTTGAAGGATTTATGGCACCTCCCAAAAAAGAGTTGGATATTAAATTGAAAGAAAACAATTTAAGTCACTTTTTTATTACCTATGTGGATGATTTCGGCGGGCACCCAGAATTGAAATTTATCTGTCAGAAAGGTGGGCTGTGTGTGGCAGAGAAAAAAAGCAGCATTAAATAAAGTTGCATTGTGCCATTACAAAGAATGGTCATCCATCATTTTACATGGGGTGGACACAAAGTCAGCATTTAACAGGTGTATATACCATGGATAAAAAGACCAAATCTATTTGTGTTCGGATACTGCTTCTCGTTTTATGCATGCCATGTTTGGTGGTTTTTGCTGAATTGATAGTGCCTGCCGTATGGGCTGCAGGTGGAACATCCATTCCGATTATGGGGCAGGTTTATGTTCCGGCCCCTTGTGTTTTTAATGGTGGAAAAAATATTGAAATTGATTTTGGTTATGTAGGGGTAAATAACGTCAATGGCATCAAGTATAAAACCGCGATCCCTATTACGGTTAAGTGTACTGAGCCCGTAAATGGCACCATTAAAGTTGCATTTATGGGGAAAGGGGCGGTGGATGGGTCCAATGCGCTATTGACGAATATTCCTGATTTAGGGATTCAGCTCAGTA from the Iodobacter fluviatilis genome contains:
- a CDS encoding fimbrial biogenesis chaperone, with protein sequence MNILKFGLFFSLICISCGVNAAVGLDRTRLIYNEQSKSVSVNIQNQNKELPFLAQSWLENAAHEKADIPFAVLPPLQRLEPNSSSLVRFEKTAAVSLLPQDRESVFYFNLREIPPKSDKPNVMQIALQTQIKMFYRPLGVIPAEGDVWQEQLTFSKTDSGYKVNNPTALHITVTGLSKNMKEDSVSGFEGFMAPPKKELDIKLKENNLSHFFITYVDDFGGHPELKFICQKGGLCVAEKKSSIK
- a CDS encoding fimbrial protein; this translates as MDKKTKSICVRILLLVLCMPCLVVFAELIVPAVWAAGGTSIPIMGQVYVPAPCVFNGGKNIEIDFGYVGVNNVNGIKYKTAIPITVKCTEPVNGTIKVAFMGKGAVDGSNALLTNIPDLGIQLSKDNKVIALNSMMVIDYKLPLQIFAVPVKINGGGPLTAGDFSASATFITRLE